Proteins from a single region of Orcinus orca chromosome 20, mOrcOrc1.1, whole genome shotgun sequence:
- the CPT1C gene encoding carnitine O-palmitoyltransferase 1, brain isoform isoform X3 produces MAEAHQAVGFRPSLTSDAGEVELSAPMLQEIYLSGLRSWKRHLSRFWNDFLTGVFPASPLSWLFLFSAIQLAWFLQLDPSLGLMEKIKELLPDWGGQHHRLRGVLAAALFASCLWGALIFTLHVALRLLLSYHGWLLQPHGATSSRTKTWLALVRIFSGRHPMLFSYQRSLPRQPVPSVQDTVRKYLESVRPVLSDEDFDWTAALAREFLRLQASLLQWYLQLKSWWASNYVSDWWEEFVYLRSRNSLMVNSNYYMMDFLYVTPTPVQAARAGNAVHALLLYRHRLNRQEILPTLLMGMRPLCSAQYEKIFNTTRIPGVHKDHIRHLRDSRHVAVFHQGRFFRVGTHTQSGLLSPRALEQQFQRILDDPSPACPHEEHLAALTAAPRDMWAQVRRSLKTQAQEALEAVEGAAFFVSLDSEPAGLTREDPAASLDAYAHALLAGRGHDRWFDKSFSLIVFSNGKLGLSVEHSWADCPISGHMWEFTLATECFQLGYAADGHCKGHPDLSLPQPQRLHWDLPDKIHLSISLALRGAKTLSGNIDCHVFPFSHFGKSFIKRWHLSSDSFVQMALQLAYFRDPQCLALFRLAVDKHQALLKAAMSGQGVDRHLFALYIVSQFLHLQSPFLDQVHSEQWQLATSQIPVQQIHLFDVHSYPDCVSSGGGFGPADDHGYGVSYIFTGDDVITFHISSKKSSTRTDSHRLGQHIEDALLDVAALFQEGQRLKRRGLGEDDSGHSRDSLPCHTRGSRAPTTATNF; encoded by the exons AACGATTTTCTCACAGGTGTGTTCCCTGCTAGCCCCCTCAGCTGGCTGTTCCTCTTCAGTGCAATCCAGCttgcctggttcctccagctggATCCTTCCTTAGGACTGATGGAGAAAATCAAAGAGTTGCTGCCAGACTG gggtgGACAGCATCACAGGCTTCGGGGGGTCCTGGCGGCCGCGCTGTTTGCTTCGTGTCTGTGGGGAGCTCTGATCTTCACGCTTCATGTGGCCCTGAGGCTACTTCTGTCCTACCACGGCTGGCTCCTCCAACCCCACGGAGCCACGTCCTCACGCACAAAGACCTGGCTG GCCCTGGTTCGCATCTTCTCCGGCCGCCACCCAATGCTCTTCAGTTACCAACGCTCCCTGCCGCGTCAGCCTGTGCCCTCCGTGCAGGACACCGTGCGCAAG TATCTGGAGTCTGTCCGACCCGTCCTCTCCGACGAGGACTTCGACTGGACCGCGGCCCTAGCACGGGAATTCCTGAGGCTGCAGGCGTCACTGCTGCAGTGGTACCTTCAGCTCAAGTCCTGGTGGGCGTCCAATTAT GTCAGTGACTGGTGGGAAGAATTTGTGTACCTGCGCTCCCGGAACTCACTGATGGTGAATAGCAACTATTATATGATG GACTTCCTGTATGTCACGCCCACTCCCGTGCAGGCCGCCCGTGCCGGGAACGCGGTCCACGCCCTCCTCCTGTACCGCCACCGCCTGAACCGACAGGAGATCCTGCCG actttgctgatgggaatgcggCCCTTGTGCTCTGCCCAGTATGAGAAGATATTCAACACCACGCGAATTCCCGGGGTCCACAAAG ACCACATCCGCCACCTCCGTGACAGCAGACACGTGGCCGTCTTCCACCAGGGCCGATTCTTCCGCGTGGGGACCCACACCCAAAGCGGCCTGCTTTCCCCACGGGCCCTGGAGCAGCAGTTCCAGCGAATCCTGGACGACCCCTCTCCTGCCTGCCCCCACGAGGAGCATCTGGCGGCCTTGACCGCTGCTCCAAG GGACATGTGGGCCCAGGTGCGGAGGTCCCTGAAGACCCAGGCCCAGGAGGCCCTGGAGGCCGTCGAAGGGGCTGCTTTCTTTGTATCACTCGACTCTGAGCCCGCGGGGCTCACCAGGGAGGACCCCGCAGCTTCCTTAGACGCCTACGCCCACGCCCTGCTGGCCGGTAGGGGCCACGACCG CTGGTTTGACAAATCCTTCTCCTTAATCGTCTTCTCCAACGGGAAGTTGGGCCTCAGCGTGGAGCACTCGTGGGCTGACTGCCCCATCTCAGGACACATGTGGGAG TTCACTCTGGCCACAGAATGCTTTCAGCTGGGCTACGCGGCAGATGGTCACTGCAAGGGGCACCCTGACCTCTCACTGCCCCAGCCCCAGCGGCTGCACTGGGACCTTCCAGACAAG atccatctatccatctctcTAGCCCTGAGGGGAGCCAAGACCTTGTCTGGAAACATCGACTGCCACGTCTTCCCCTTCTCCCACTTCGGCAAGAGCTTCATCAAGCGCTGGCATCTCTCTTCAGACAGCTTCGTCCAGATGGCCTTGCAGCTGGCCTACTTTCGG GACCCACAGTGCCTCGCCCTGTTCCGCTTGGCGGTAGACAAGCACCAAGCTCTGCTGAAGGCAGCGATGAGTGGACAGGGGGTCGACCGCCACCTCTTTGCTCTCTACATCGTCTCCCAATTCCTCCACCTGCAGTCTCCCTTCCTGGACCAG GTTCACTCGGAGCAGTGGCAGCTGGCCACCAGCCAGATTCCTGTTCAGCAAATCCACCTGTTCGACGTCCACAGTTACCCCGACTGTGTTTCCTCTGGTGGTGGATTCGGGCCT GCTGATGACCATGGTTATGGTGTTTCCTACATCTTCACGGGGGATGATGTGATCACCTTCCACATCTCCAGCAAAAAATCAAGCACAAGAACG GACTCCCACCGGCTGGGGCAGCACATCGAGGATGCATTGTTGGACGTGGCCGCCCTTTTCCAGGAGGGGCAGCGTCTTAAGCGCAGAGGGTTAGGGGAGGATGACTCGGGGCACAGCCGTGACTCTCTCCCCTGCCATACCAGGGGCTCCAGGGCACCCACGACAGCCACTAACTTTTGA
- the CPT1C gene encoding carnitine O-palmitoyltransferase 1, brain isoform isoform X2 yields the protein MAEAHQAVGFRPSLTSDAGEVELSAPMLQEIYLSGLRSWKRHLSRFWNDFLTGVFPASPLSWLFLFSAIQLAWFLQLDPSLGLMEKIKELLPDWGGQHHRLRGVLAAALFASCLWGALIFTLHVALRLLLSYHGWLLQPHGATSSRTKTWLALVRIFSGRHPMLFSYQRSLPRQPVPSVQDTVRKYLESVRPVLSDEDFDWTAALAREFLRLQASLLQWYLQLKSWWASNYVSDWWEEFVYLRSRNSLMVNSNYYMMAARAGNAVHALLLYRHRLNRQEILPTLLMGMRPLCSAQYEKIFNTTRIPGVHKDHIRHLRDSRHVAVFHQGRFFRVGTHTQSGLLSPRALEQQFQRILDDPSPACPHEEHLAALTAAPRDMWAQVRRSLKTQAQEALEAVEGAAFFVSLDSEPAGLTREDPAASLDAYAHALLAGRGHDRWFDKSFSLIVFSNGKLGLSVEHSWADCPISGHMWEFTLATECFQLGYAADGHCKGHPDLSLPQPQRLHWDLPDKIHLSISLALRGAKTLSGNIDCHVFPFSHFGKSFIKRWHLSSDSFVQMALQLAYFRDRGQFCLTYESTMTRLFLEGRTETVRSCTREACNFVRAMEDKEKTDPQCLALFRLAVDKHQALLKAAMSGQGVDRHLFALYIVSQFLHLQSPFLDQVHSEQWQLATSQIPVQQIHLFDVHSYPDCVSSGGGFGPADDHGYGVSYIFTGDDVITFHISSKKSSTRTDSHRLGQHIEDALLDVAALFQEGQRLKRRGLGEDDSGHSRDSLPCHTRGSRAPTTATNF from the exons AACGATTTTCTCACAGGTGTGTTCCCTGCTAGCCCCCTCAGCTGGCTGTTCCTCTTCAGTGCAATCCAGCttgcctggttcctccagctggATCCTTCCTTAGGACTGATGGAGAAAATCAAAGAGTTGCTGCCAGACTG gggtgGACAGCATCACAGGCTTCGGGGGGTCCTGGCGGCCGCGCTGTTTGCTTCGTGTCTGTGGGGAGCTCTGATCTTCACGCTTCATGTGGCCCTGAGGCTACTTCTGTCCTACCACGGCTGGCTCCTCCAACCCCACGGAGCCACGTCCTCACGCACAAAGACCTGGCTG GCCCTGGTTCGCATCTTCTCCGGCCGCCACCCAATGCTCTTCAGTTACCAACGCTCCCTGCCGCGTCAGCCTGTGCCCTCCGTGCAGGACACCGTGCGCAAG TATCTGGAGTCTGTCCGACCCGTCCTCTCCGACGAGGACTTCGACTGGACCGCGGCCCTAGCACGGGAATTCCTGAGGCTGCAGGCGTCACTGCTGCAGTGGTACCTTCAGCTCAAGTCCTGGTGGGCGTCCAATTAT GTCAGTGACTGGTGGGAAGAATTTGTGTACCTGCGCTCCCGGAACTCACTGATGGTGAATAGCAACTATTATATGATG GCCGCCCGTGCCGGGAACGCGGTCCACGCCCTCCTCCTGTACCGCCACCGCCTGAACCGACAGGAGATCCTGCCG actttgctgatgggaatgcggCCCTTGTGCTCTGCCCAGTATGAGAAGATATTCAACACCACGCGAATTCCCGGGGTCCACAAAG ACCACATCCGCCACCTCCGTGACAGCAGACACGTGGCCGTCTTCCACCAGGGCCGATTCTTCCGCGTGGGGACCCACACCCAAAGCGGCCTGCTTTCCCCACGGGCCCTGGAGCAGCAGTTCCAGCGAATCCTGGACGACCCCTCTCCTGCCTGCCCCCACGAGGAGCATCTGGCGGCCTTGACCGCTGCTCCAAG GGACATGTGGGCCCAGGTGCGGAGGTCCCTGAAGACCCAGGCCCAGGAGGCCCTGGAGGCCGTCGAAGGGGCTGCTTTCTTTGTATCACTCGACTCTGAGCCCGCGGGGCTCACCAGGGAGGACCCCGCAGCTTCCTTAGACGCCTACGCCCACGCCCTGCTGGCCGGTAGGGGCCACGACCG CTGGTTTGACAAATCCTTCTCCTTAATCGTCTTCTCCAACGGGAAGTTGGGCCTCAGCGTGGAGCACTCGTGGGCTGACTGCCCCATCTCAGGACACATGTGGGAG TTCACTCTGGCCACAGAATGCTTTCAGCTGGGCTACGCGGCAGATGGTCACTGCAAGGGGCACCCTGACCTCTCACTGCCCCAGCCCCAGCGGCTGCACTGGGACCTTCCAGACAAG atccatctatccatctctcTAGCCCTGAGGGGAGCCAAGACCTTGTCTGGAAACATCGACTGCCACGTCTTCCCCTTCTCCCACTTCGGCAAGAGCTTCATCAAGCGCTGGCATCTCTCTTCAGACAGCTTCGTCCAGATGGCCTTGCAGCTGGCCTACTTTCGG GACAGGGGTCAATTCTGCCTGACTTATGAGTCGACCATGACTCGCTTGTTCCTGGAAGGGCGGACAGAGACGGTGCGTTCTTGCACGAGGGAGGCCTGCAACTTTGTGAGAGCCATGGAGGACAAAGAGAAGACA GACCCACAGTGCCTCGCCCTGTTCCGCTTGGCGGTAGACAAGCACCAAGCTCTGCTGAAGGCAGCGATGAGTGGACAGGGGGTCGACCGCCACCTCTTTGCTCTCTACATCGTCTCCCAATTCCTCCACCTGCAGTCTCCCTTCCTGGACCAG GTTCACTCGGAGCAGTGGCAGCTGGCCACCAGCCAGATTCCTGTTCAGCAAATCCACCTGTTCGACGTCCACAGTTACCCCGACTGTGTTTCCTCTGGTGGTGGATTCGGGCCT GCTGATGACCATGGTTATGGTGTTTCCTACATCTTCACGGGGGATGATGTGATCACCTTCCACATCTCCAGCAAAAAATCAAGCACAAGAACG GACTCCCACCGGCTGGGGCAGCACATCGAGGATGCATTGTTGGACGTGGCCGCCCTTTTCCAGGAGGGGCAGCGTCTTAAGCGCAGAGGGTTAGGGGAGGATGACTCGGGGCACAGCCGTGACTCTCTCCCCTGCCATACCAGGGGCTCCAGGGCACCCACGACAGCCACTAACTTTTGA
- the CPT1C gene encoding carnitine O-palmitoyltransferase 1, brain isoform isoform X4, which yields MAEAHQAVGFRPSLTSDAGEVELSAPMLQEIYLSGLRSWKRHLSRFWNDFLTGVFPASPLSWLFLFSAIQLAWFLQLDPSLGLMEKIKELLPDWGGQHHRLRGVLAAALFASCLWGALIFTLHVALRLLLSYHGWLLQPHGATSSRTKTWLALVRIFSGRHPMLFSYQRSLPRQPVPSVQDTVRKYLESVRPVLSDEDFDWTAALAREFLRLQASLLQWYLQLKSWWASNYVSDWWEEFVYLRSRNSLMVNSNYYMMAARAGNAVHALLLYRHRLNRQEILPTLLMGMRPLCSAQYEKIFNTTRIPGVHKDHIRHLRDSRHVAVFHQGRFFRVGTHTQSGLLSPRALEQQFQRILDDPSPACPHEEHLAALTAAPRDMWAQVRRSLKTQAQEALEAVEGAAFFVSLDSEPAGLTREDPAASLDAYAHALLAGRGHDRWFDKSFSLIVFSNGKLGLSVEHSWADCPISGHMWEFTLATECFQLGYAADGHCKGHPDLSLPQPQRLHWDLPDKIHLSISLALRGAKTLSGNIDCHVFPFSHFGKSFIKRWHLSSDSFVQMALQLAYFRDPQCLALFRLAVDKHQALLKAAMSGQGVDRHLFALYIVSQFLHLQSPFLDQVHSEQWQLATSQIPVQQIHLFDVHSYPDCVSSGGGFGPADDHGYGVSYIFTGDDVITFHISSKKSSTRTDSHRLGQHIEDALLDVAALFQEGQRLKRRGLGEDDSGHSRDSLPCHTRGSRAPTTATNF from the exons AACGATTTTCTCACAGGTGTGTTCCCTGCTAGCCCCCTCAGCTGGCTGTTCCTCTTCAGTGCAATCCAGCttgcctggttcctccagctggATCCTTCCTTAGGACTGATGGAGAAAATCAAAGAGTTGCTGCCAGACTG gggtgGACAGCATCACAGGCTTCGGGGGGTCCTGGCGGCCGCGCTGTTTGCTTCGTGTCTGTGGGGAGCTCTGATCTTCACGCTTCATGTGGCCCTGAGGCTACTTCTGTCCTACCACGGCTGGCTCCTCCAACCCCACGGAGCCACGTCCTCACGCACAAAGACCTGGCTG GCCCTGGTTCGCATCTTCTCCGGCCGCCACCCAATGCTCTTCAGTTACCAACGCTCCCTGCCGCGTCAGCCTGTGCCCTCCGTGCAGGACACCGTGCGCAAG TATCTGGAGTCTGTCCGACCCGTCCTCTCCGACGAGGACTTCGACTGGACCGCGGCCCTAGCACGGGAATTCCTGAGGCTGCAGGCGTCACTGCTGCAGTGGTACCTTCAGCTCAAGTCCTGGTGGGCGTCCAATTAT GTCAGTGACTGGTGGGAAGAATTTGTGTACCTGCGCTCCCGGAACTCACTGATGGTGAATAGCAACTATTATATGATG GCCGCCCGTGCCGGGAACGCGGTCCACGCCCTCCTCCTGTACCGCCACCGCCTGAACCGACAGGAGATCCTGCCG actttgctgatgggaatgcggCCCTTGTGCTCTGCCCAGTATGAGAAGATATTCAACACCACGCGAATTCCCGGGGTCCACAAAG ACCACATCCGCCACCTCCGTGACAGCAGACACGTGGCCGTCTTCCACCAGGGCCGATTCTTCCGCGTGGGGACCCACACCCAAAGCGGCCTGCTTTCCCCACGGGCCCTGGAGCAGCAGTTCCAGCGAATCCTGGACGACCCCTCTCCTGCCTGCCCCCACGAGGAGCATCTGGCGGCCTTGACCGCTGCTCCAAG GGACATGTGGGCCCAGGTGCGGAGGTCCCTGAAGACCCAGGCCCAGGAGGCCCTGGAGGCCGTCGAAGGGGCTGCTTTCTTTGTATCACTCGACTCTGAGCCCGCGGGGCTCACCAGGGAGGACCCCGCAGCTTCCTTAGACGCCTACGCCCACGCCCTGCTGGCCGGTAGGGGCCACGACCG CTGGTTTGACAAATCCTTCTCCTTAATCGTCTTCTCCAACGGGAAGTTGGGCCTCAGCGTGGAGCACTCGTGGGCTGACTGCCCCATCTCAGGACACATGTGGGAG TTCACTCTGGCCACAGAATGCTTTCAGCTGGGCTACGCGGCAGATGGTCACTGCAAGGGGCACCCTGACCTCTCACTGCCCCAGCCCCAGCGGCTGCACTGGGACCTTCCAGACAAG atccatctatccatctctcTAGCCCTGAGGGGAGCCAAGACCTTGTCTGGAAACATCGACTGCCACGTCTTCCCCTTCTCCCACTTCGGCAAGAGCTTCATCAAGCGCTGGCATCTCTCTTCAGACAGCTTCGTCCAGATGGCCTTGCAGCTGGCCTACTTTCGG GACCCACAGTGCCTCGCCCTGTTCCGCTTGGCGGTAGACAAGCACCAAGCTCTGCTGAAGGCAGCGATGAGTGGACAGGGGGTCGACCGCCACCTCTTTGCTCTCTACATCGTCTCCCAATTCCTCCACCTGCAGTCTCCCTTCCTGGACCAG GTTCACTCGGAGCAGTGGCAGCTGGCCACCAGCCAGATTCCTGTTCAGCAAATCCACCTGTTCGACGTCCACAGTTACCCCGACTGTGTTTCCTCTGGTGGTGGATTCGGGCCT GCTGATGACCATGGTTATGGTGTTTCCTACATCTTCACGGGGGATGATGTGATCACCTTCCACATCTCCAGCAAAAAATCAAGCACAAGAACG GACTCCCACCGGCTGGGGCAGCACATCGAGGATGCATTGTTGGACGTGGCCGCCCTTTTCCAGGAGGGGCAGCGTCTTAAGCGCAGAGGGTTAGGGGAGGATGACTCGGGGCACAGCCGTGACTCTCTCCCCTGCCATACCAGGGGCTCCAGGGCACCCACGACAGCCACTAACTTTTGA
- the CPT1C gene encoding carnitine O-palmitoyltransferase 1, brain isoform isoform X1 — protein sequence MAEAHQAVGFRPSLTSDAGEVELSAPMLQEIYLSGLRSWKRHLSRFWNDFLTGVFPASPLSWLFLFSAIQLAWFLQLDPSLGLMEKIKELLPDWGGQHHRLRGVLAAALFASCLWGALIFTLHVALRLLLSYHGWLLQPHGATSSRTKTWLALVRIFSGRHPMLFSYQRSLPRQPVPSVQDTVRKYLESVRPVLSDEDFDWTAALAREFLRLQASLLQWYLQLKSWWASNYVSDWWEEFVYLRSRNSLMVNSNYYMMDFLYVTPTPVQAARAGNAVHALLLYRHRLNRQEILPTLLMGMRPLCSAQYEKIFNTTRIPGVHKDHIRHLRDSRHVAVFHQGRFFRVGTHTQSGLLSPRALEQQFQRILDDPSPACPHEEHLAALTAAPRDMWAQVRRSLKTQAQEALEAVEGAAFFVSLDSEPAGLTREDPAASLDAYAHALLAGRGHDRWFDKSFSLIVFSNGKLGLSVEHSWADCPISGHMWEFTLATECFQLGYAADGHCKGHPDLSLPQPQRLHWDLPDKIHLSISLALRGAKTLSGNIDCHVFPFSHFGKSFIKRWHLSSDSFVQMALQLAYFRDRGQFCLTYESTMTRLFLEGRTETVRSCTREACNFVRAMEDKEKTDPQCLALFRLAVDKHQALLKAAMSGQGVDRHLFALYIVSQFLHLQSPFLDQVHSEQWQLATSQIPVQQIHLFDVHSYPDCVSSGGGFGPADDHGYGVSYIFTGDDVITFHISSKKSSTRTDSHRLGQHIEDALLDVAALFQEGQRLKRRGLGEDDSGHSRDSLPCHTRGSRAPTTATNF from the exons AACGATTTTCTCACAGGTGTGTTCCCTGCTAGCCCCCTCAGCTGGCTGTTCCTCTTCAGTGCAATCCAGCttgcctggttcctccagctggATCCTTCCTTAGGACTGATGGAGAAAATCAAAGAGTTGCTGCCAGACTG gggtgGACAGCATCACAGGCTTCGGGGGGTCCTGGCGGCCGCGCTGTTTGCTTCGTGTCTGTGGGGAGCTCTGATCTTCACGCTTCATGTGGCCCTGAGGCTACTTCTGTCCTACCACGGCTGGCTCCTCCAACCCCACGGAGCCACGTCCTCACGCACAAAGACCTGGCTG GCCCTGGTTCGCATCTTCTCCGGCCGCCACCCAATGCTCTTCAGTTACCAACGCTCCCTGCCGCGTCAGCCTGTGCCCTCCGTGCAGGACACCGTGCGCAAG TATCTGGAGTCTGTCCGACCCGTCCTCTCCGACGAGGACTTCGACTGGACCGCGGCCCTAGCACGGGAATTCCTGAGGCTGCAGGCGTCACTGCTGCAGTGGTACCTTCAGCTCAAGTCCTGGTGGGCGTCCAATTAT GTCAGTGACTGGTGGGAAGAATTTGTGTACCTGCGCTCCCGGAACTCACTGATGGTGAATAGCAACTATTATATGATG GACTTCCTGTATGTCACGCCCACTCCCGTGCAGGCCGCCCGTGCCGGGAACGCGGTCCACGCCCTCCTCCTGTACCGCCACCGCCTGAACCGACAGGAGATCCTGCCG actttgctgatgggaatgcggCCCTTGTGCTCTGCCCAGTATGAGAAGATATTCAACACCACGCGAATTCCCGGGGTCCACAAAG ACCACATCCGCCACCTCCGTGACAGCAGACACGTGGCCGTCTTCCACCAGGGCCGATTCTTCCGCGTGGGGACCCACACCCAAAGCGGCCTGCTTTCCCCACGGGCCCTGGAGCAGCAGTTCCAGCGAATCCTGGACGACCCCTCTCCTGCCTGCCCCCACGAGGAGCATCTGGCGGCCTTGACCGCTGCTCCAAG GGACATGTGGGCCCAGGTGCGGAGGTCCCTGAAGACCCAGGCCCAGGAGGCCCTGGAGGCCGTCGAAGGGGCTGCTTTCTTTGTATCACTCGACTCTGAGCCCGCGGGGCTCACCAGGGAGGACCCCGCAGCTTCCTTAGACGCCTACGCCCACGCCCTGCTGGCCGGTAGGGGCCACGACCG CTGGTTTGACAAATCCTTCTCCTTAATCGTCTTCTCCAACGGGAAGTTGGGCCTCAGCGTGGAGCACTCGTGGGCTGACTGCCCCATCTCAGGACACATGTGGGAG TTCACTCTGGCCACAGAATGCTTTCAGCTGGGCTACGCGGCAGATGGTCACTGCAAGGGGCACCCTGACCTCTCACTGCCCCAGCCCCAGCGGCTGCACTGGGACCTTCCAGACAAG atccatctatccatctctcTAGCCCTGAGGGGAGCCAAGACCTTGTCTGGAAACATCGACTGCCACGTCTTCCCCTTCTCCCACTTCGGCAAGAGCTTCATCAAGCGCTGGCATCTCTCTTCAGACAGCTTCGTCCAGATGGCCTTGCAGCTGGCCTACTTTCGG GACAGGGGTCAATTCTGCCTGACTTATGAGTCGACCATGACTCGCTTGTTCCTGGAAGGGCGGACAGAGACGGTGCGTTCTTGCACGAGGGAGGCCTGCAACTTTGTGAGAGCCATGGAGGACAAAGAGAAGACA GACCCACAGTGCCTCGCCCTGTTCCGCTTGGCGGTAGACAAGCACCAAGCTCTGCTGAAGGCAGCGATGAGTGGACAGGGGGTCGACCGCCACCTCTTTGCTCTCTACATCGTCTCCCAATTCCTCCACCTGCAGTCTCCCTTCCTGGACCAG GTTCACTCGGAGCAGTGGCAGCTGGCCACCAGCCAGATTCCTGTTCAGCAAATCCACCTGTTCGACGTCCACAGTTACCCCGACTGTGTTTCCTCTGGTGGTGGATTCGGGCCT GCTGATGACCATGGTTATGGTGTTTCCTACATCTTCACGGGGGATGATGTGATCACCTTCCACATCTCCAGCAAAAAATCAAGCACAAGAACG GACTCCCACCGGCTGGGGCAGCACATCGAGGATGCATTGTTGGACGTGGCCGCCCTTTTCCAGGAGGGGCAGCGTCTTAAGCGCAGAGGGTTAGGGGAGGATGACTCGGGGCACAGCCGTGACTCTCTCCCCTGCCATACCAGGGGCTCCAGGGCACCCACGACAGCCACTAACTTTTGA
- the CPT1C gene encoding carnitine O-palmitoyltransferase 1, brain isoform isoform X5: MAEAHQAVGFRPSLTSDAGEVELSAPMLQEIYLSGLRSWKRHLSRFWYLESVRPVLSDEDFDWTAALAREFLRLQASLLQWYLQLKSWWASNYVSDWWEEFVYLRSRNSLMVNSNYYMMDFLYVTPTPVQAARAGNAVHALLLYRHRLNRQEILPTLLMGMRPLCSAQYEKIFNTTRIPGVHKDHIRHLRDSRHVAVFHQGRFFRVGTHTQSGLLSPRALEQQFQRILDDPSPACPHEEHLAALTAAPRDMWAQVRRSLKTQAQEALEAVEGAAFFVSLDSEPAGLTREDPAASLDAYAHALLAGRGHDRWFDKSFSLIVFSNGKLGLSVEHSWADCPISGHMWEFTLATECFQLGYAADGHCKGHPDLSLPQPQRLHWDLPDKIHLSISLALRGAKTLSGNIDCHVFPFSHFGKSFIKRWHLSSDSFVQMALQLAYFRDRGQFCLTYESTMTRLFLEGRTETVRSCTREACNFVRAMEDKEKTDPQCLALFRLAVDKHQALLKAAMSGQGVDRHLFALYIVSQFLHLQSPFLDQVHSEQWQLATSQIPVQQIHLFDVHSYPDCVSSGGGFGPADDHGYGVSYIFTGDDVITFHISSKKSSTRTDSHRLGQHIEDALLDVAALFQEGQRLKRRGLGEDDSGHSRDSLPCHTRGSRAPTTATNF; the protein is encoded by the exons TATCTGGAGTCTGTCCGACCCGTCCTCTCCGACGAGGACTTCGACTGGACCGCGGCCCTAGCACGGGAATTCCTGAGGCTGCAGGCGTCACTGCTGCAGTGGTACCTTCAGCTCAAGTCCTGGTGGGCGTCCAATTAT GTCAGTGACTGGTGGGAAGAATTTGTGTACCTGCGCTCCCGGAACTCACTGATGGTGAATAGCAACTATTATATGATG GACTTCCTGTATGTCACGCCCACTCCCGTGCAGGCCGCCCGTGCCGGGAACGCGGTCCACGCCCTCCTCCTGTACCGCCACCGCCTGAACCGACAGGAGATCCTGCCG actttgctgatgggaatgcggCCCTTGTGCTCTGCCCAGTATGAGAAGATATTCAACACCACGCGAATTCCCGGGGTCCACAAAG ACCACATCCGCCACCTCCGTGACAGCAGACACGTGGCCGTCTTCCACCAGGGCCGATTCTTCCGCGTGGGGACCCACACCCAAAGCGGCCTGCTTTCCCCACGGGCCCTGGAGCAGCAGTTCCAGCGAATCCTGGACGACCCCTCTCCTGCCTGCCCCCACGAGGAGCATCTGGCGGCCTTGACCGCTGCTCCAAG GGACATGTGGGCCCAGGTGCGGAGGTCCCTGAAGACCCAGGCCCAGGAGGCCCTGGAGGCCGTCGAAGGGGCTGCTTTCTTTGTATCACTCGACTCTGAGCCCGCGGGGCTCACCAGGGAGGACCCCGCAGCTTCCTTAGACGCCTACGCCCACGCCCTGCTGGCCGGTAGGGGCCACGACCG CTGGTTTGACAAATCCTTCTCCTTAATCGTCTTCTCCAACGGGAAGTTGGGCCTCAGCGTGGAGCACTCGTGGGCTGACTGCCCCATCTCAGGACACATGTGGGAG TTCACTCTGGCCACAGAATGCTTTCAGCTGGGCTACGCGGCAGATGGTCACTGCAAGGGGCACCCTGACCTCTCACTGCCCCAGCCCCAGCGGCTGCACTGGGACCTTCCAGACAAG atccatctatccatctctcTAGCCCTGAGGGGAGCCAAGACCTTGTCTGGAAACATCGACTGCCACGTCTTCCCCTTCTCCCACTTCGGCAAGAGCTTCATCAAGCGCTGGCATCTCTCTTCAGACAGCTTCGTCCAGATGGCCTTGCAGCTGGCCTACTTTCGG GACAGGGGTCAATTCTGCCTGACTTATGAGTCGACCATGACTCGCTTGTTCCTGGAAGGGCGGACAGAGACGGTGCGTTCTTGCACGAGGGAGGCCTGCAACTTTGTGAGAGCCATGGAGGACAAAGAGAAGACA GACCCACAGTGCCTCGCCCTGTTCCGCTTGGCGGTAGACAAGCACCAAGCTCTGCTGAAGGCAGCGATGAGTGGACAGGGGGTCGACCGCCACCTCTTTGCTCTCTACATCGTCTCCCAATTCCTCCACCTGCAGTCTCCCTTCCTGGACCAG GTTCACTCGGAGCAGTGGCAGCTGGCCACCAGCCAGATTCCTGTTCAGCAAATCCACCTGTTCGACGTCCACAGTTACCCCGACTGTGTTTCCTCTGGTGGTGGATTCGGGCCT GCTGATGACCATGGTTATGGTGTTTCCTACATCTTCACGGGGGATGATGTGATCACCTTCCACATCTCCAGCAAAAAATCAAGCACAAGAACG GACTCCCACCGGCTGGGGCAGCACATCGAGGATGCATTGTTGGACGTGGCCGCCCTTTTCCAGGAGGGGCAGCGTCTTAAGCGCAGAGGGTTAGGGGAGGATGACTCGGGGCACAGCCGTGACTCTCTCCCCTGCCATACCAGGGGCTCCAGGGCACCCACGACAGCCACTAACTTTTGA